The DNA sequence AGGGAAAACTCTTTGCCGTCGCGGATGAACGGCCAGTTGGGTTCGGCACGCCGGAAGTTGAAGCGCAGGCAGTTGTGCTTTAGCAGGTCTTCGGGTTCCTGGGGCATGCCATGGCGATGCAGATACTCGGGCGATGCCACCACGACCTGACCGGTAACGCCGATCCTGCGCGCAGTCAGCGGGCTGTCGGGCAGATGGCCAAAGCGGATCGCGACATCAGCCTGTCCGCCGAGAATGTCGACCACTTCGTCACCGAGGGTGAGGTCGACGACGATGTGCGGGTAACGGGCGCTGAATGCTGCGACCAAGGGAACGATGGCCAGCCGGCCATGGCCAAGGGCGGCGCTGACGCGCAATCGCCCTTTGGGTACGCCTTGATCGGCGATGGCTTCCTCGACTTCGTCCATGTCGGCGAGGATACGCCGGGCGCCGCGCAGGAACGCTTCACCCTCCGCAGTGAAGGTGATCGCGCGTGTAGTGCGCAACAACAAGCGGGTGCCAAGGCGTTGCTCGGTCCGCGCGATGATCCGACTGACTGCCGAGGGTGTCAGACCAAGTGAACGCGCTGCAGCTGACAGGCTGCCTTCCTGCGCCACCGTGGTGAACACGCTCATTTCACCCGACCTGCCGTTGAAATCCACTTGTGCCCCCTGCGCAAAGGTGATTGCCAAATAGGCTAGCTACCGCTTGAAAGCACAGGATCGTAGCATCTGCGGCATAGATAAGGAGCCTTTCATGCGTATCAATCCACCACTTGTCGCGCTCGCTATCGGTGCCTTCGGCATCGGCGTAACAGAATTCGCCCCCATGGGCATGCTTCCGGGTATCGCTGCGGATCTGGGCGTTTCCATTCCCGCGGCCGGTTTGCTGGTCAGTGCTTATGCGCTGGGCGTATTGCTCGGTGCGCCGTTGATGACCCTGACCACCGGCAGGATTCCCCGGCGCTATCTGCTGATCGGGCTGATGGCGATTTTCACTCTGGGCAATTTGATGTCAGCCCTGGCCACGGATTACTACAGCCTGATGGTTGCCAGGGTGGTGACCTCACTGAACCATGGTGCATTTTTTGGTGTCGGCTCCATCGTAGCCGCCAGCGTGGTCGCCCCCGAAAAACGTGCCGGAGCGGTTGCGGCAATGTT is a window from the Pseudomonas gozinkensis genome containing:
- a CDS encoding LysR substrate-binding domain-containing protein, whose product is MDFNGRSGEMSVFTTVAQEGSLSAAARSLGLTPSAVSRIIARTEQRLGTRLLLRTTRAITFTAEGEAFLRGARRILADMDEVEEAIADQGVPKGRLRVSAALGHGRLAIVPLVAAFSARYPHIVVDLTLGDEVVDILGGQADVAIRFGHLPDSPLTARRIGVTGQVVVASPEYLHRHGMPQEPEDLLKHNCLRFNFRRAEPNWPFIRDGKEFSLKVSGNIECSSGEALAQLARVGAGIARIGEFTVSEDLHRGALVALLETWNPGDQEPIHAVFVGGATMPARVRLFVDFLLEHHRM